The DNA region GATGTTATGAATGCGAGCCGAACGAAACAGCCCTGGATGCAGCGACAGccccttctctccctttctctctctttctctcttttactccctctctctctctctctctctctctttctcttcgtagcCACCCTCGAAGCGGTTATGCTTTTTATCGCGATGTATATCGTCGTCGCGATTAACGACGGTTATGAGCGTGCCGATGTAATCGAGATCACGctcgatcattcttttttgACGTACCatgattccttttttttgtctttttgttaTGCTCTTCGCAGGATGCGCAGTGATGGGggatagtaacgatattatttgTGTCTTCTTTTAATTGTCGTCGTTGATATGTgttaagaaatgaaatatttacgtatatgtatcATGATGTTTGTTATTTATAGTATTCTTTGTTAATCAAAATGTTTCatcgattgattgattttggttttttcgtaataataataataattgtcctTCTATCATTTATCTCTTTGGATGAAAGATATCTCAAGATGACATCATTCCTTCAAAGTGATCCAATAAACGTTTGTTTAtagttctttttaataatcgtttaatgaaagagaaacgtttgGCATACTCGTTTTCCTACCATTTATACGAAACGAATAATATCGTTGGAATTATATTACCTTGCCGAAGCGGACTCGACATCGACAATTTCACTCGTTATCTCTCTACTTTGAGAGAATAATAGCCTGGGAAACTGTGAGGTCAGAGCAGAGAGCATCGAGTATAACGAGAGATTATCCTTTTAAATTACGAAGAAAAGTGTTAGCGttctttatacaaatattatcgtttctatctaCGATtcttaagattatttttatcttcttaagAGAAGGTTTATTGTTCTTTAATAACAAGTATCTacttaactatatatatatatgtaatgtaattaaatttaaagaaagacagatgtaatcataacaataaagtaaagatatgtgtttgtgtgtgtataatatatgtgtatatatgtgtatatatatatatatatatatatatatatatatattatatgtatatgtttgagAATGCATGTGTAATACGCATATACACAACAAACCACCATGCCTTTCCAAAGCGTCTCCGTTTCATATGGATCTAACGGAGCGATCGAGGGGAAGCTACTGGCATATTTCAAGCGAAGGAATGCTCTTTGATCATGCCCACAAAGTTACACCATGTATTATCGTTCTACGCACGTTATTTCGAAcgtttcctctcttctttcatcctacccttgatattaataatcctTTGTGTTACGGCAAGTTATTTTATTGCGACTGGAATTCGCCGTCCTTCCTCTcgtcgtatgtatatatacgagtataatatatatatatatatatatgtgcgtgtatgtaaaAGAACGTAAAGAGATCgagaatgattattattagctCGAACTCGTTTCTCATTCTtactttcaattaataaaactatttggaaaataaaatacgaacacactatagtatttataattttatttatcgatagatatataaatctattttttttaatagaaaaaagaaaacgatgaaaaaatctttgttttttctttttttcttttttcacggaTTCAATTCTTATCgttgaatattaatttcgaaTCGAGTACTTCGAGCGGTGATTCTCAGTCGAGAGCATCGAAAAACGAATCGCGGATTTATGGAAATCGGGCGGGGCGTACCTGCATGAATATCGTGCATGTGTAAGAGGAAGAGtgtggagagaaagagggaagaagagaaacagagggagagagaaagagagaaagagagagagagagagagagagagagggagagagagagagagagagaaaaaagtgtaGGAATGGCGGCCAAGAGCCGAGGCAtacacgtaaatacatatctatatacggTATACCGGGAATTTTAATATTCGCGAATGATAAACAAAGTGGGTATCTAACGAAGTGGATAGAGGCACAGCGTAATAAAATTTGCGTTTGCGTTTCGTCGTGGTCGAGCCAAGAGAAACGTCACGAGCGGTTTCCTCCGATTTCAATTACCCTCAACGACGGAAATATATGGGCGTTCGTTGcagtaaacgaaaaaaaaacaacgatgacgaggacgacaacgacgacgacaacgacgacgacgacgacgacgacgacgacgacgacgacgactactacaacaacaacaacaacaacaacaacaataacaacaacgacaacaacaacaagaacccAAGGAAAACGTAGAAAGAACCTTAGCAATTTCAATTTGTCATGTAAGCTCATACCTCGTATCGTTTTCGATGTATGTAGTATGTACAATCTTTCGAAACGTGTTTGCTccttaattaaaatatgactTTAACGTTTTGTatgttatttttgataatatcgaaaaattttttcattcggcttaacatatatatttaggaGTTATCTATGATAATTCATcggatttaaataaatcatcaaaGTGGTCATTTTtcgatatagaaaatatacaacagaaaatagaaataatttttttttttgtaaatcatataaacgaatatatactGTAAAGGTTAATACGGTGGTGTAATTAACAAAGATAGCTGGAGAATGGCATCTCCTTTGACGCATTTCTCGAATTTCGGAAATTCAACGGATTTCAGGTAATGCTCTGTTAAATTTACCGATAGAAAGTATATCTCTATccgaatattattaaatgccAATTTTGATACTCTCGTTACacacgattatttattttgagatCTGAAAGcttgataaatgaaaaaacttACAAAGTTTCAAACGatcgaaaatagaaagaattttaaatcaatttgaaGAATTTTGAAATCTGATCTAAATCGAGGGATCTTTTAAAAGTAACACAAAATGATGAGATAATTAACGTTTCAACATAATACGAATTCGACGTAGTTACATTCGTGAAATCTTCTCTCTGATGGAAGTTACGAGGATGTAAAGGAGAGGGCAGATTTGCGATTAAAACCGCGTTTTAatctgtcctctctctctctctctctctttctacctctctTAACTCGGTCTAACGGGTGCTCTTTCCCATGGTTTGCTGCTAGttacgaataaaagaagaagaaagaaaaaatcattgcGCTGTGTACGCAGAGGATGAAGAATACTAGGTGGTGGAAGaggagagtgaaaaagagggTTGAGAGCGAAGAGGAGTGGTAGAACGGacgcgaagagagagagagagagagagagagagagagagagagaaaggaagggacgtagagacagagaggaggACAAAGCGGCTGGTCCAGGGAGagggatgaagagagagatagatacagagatagagatagagtttTGTGAGGGGTAGGGAGTGAGACCCCACAAAGGCAGTGGGGCTCTTTTGATTCGCGAGCTAATTGGAATGCCGCGGATGCCAACGACGATGGAGCAGGGGCTGGGATAACGTgtagagaggagagagaggataaagaGCAAGAGGGGGTGCTCCAAGTCTCGATGTAACGCTGGGATAGGCGGAGCTTACATCCCCCGCACAGACTGGTTCTCTACCTCGCGATATCGAGGACTCATCGGCTCCTcgacttttttattctctttcggTTTGCAATACGAACGATCTTTTGTCGGAAGTTGAtgcattcgttcattcgttatCAAGTTTCGAATTTGTTAAggctttttcttcgattattttgAAGATTCTTACgtcatcatttaaaaaaagtttGTGTTTCAATTAgctgatattatttttaaaaatgaacgacGTACAATTAGAGTGGcatttaaatagaatataatgtggtatttaaatagaatatgATCGAGATAAGGTTAAATAGATACAAtgatcgtttatatatttcattgttttcaaCAGCTAAGTAGTTAATTATGCTAATTACATCAATGCGATTAAGGCAAAAGTAGTTACGTTAATTATCAAGTTCGCGATTCATTCAAACTCTACGATGTATCTCTTTCGATCCttctcgatcgattattttttattagaacgaTGTGGAACGATGATAGTCAACATGGTGCGACACTCCGCACGAGATAGGAACGTTTTCTTTGTGATCCTTTGACACGGGTCGAGGGCTAATTTATCACGGTGACAAAAGGGATAGGAGTAACGAGCGAATATCAGTTACCGTCACCCCATCCGGGTATGACTTTCCCATATCACAATCACGTACATATACCTATGTGAAATCCTTCAAACGTAACTTTAAATTGAttatgtttttcttcgttttttttttcttccaaccAAAATTTCCATACGCATTTATTCGAACGTATTTTGGAAAAATCaacgttaatttattattcgatcaaTTACGAgcatttattcttttgttgAATTGCTGATTCCACTTAATTTGCTGGTTCGTTAATTGATTTCTCTACGTTTCAAGTGAAATTACAATTTTGACCCATCTCGTCCCCTCGGCtggcaataaatattatcctcTTTCGAcggacgaataataataaaggtatcGAGTTTAATTGGACAAAGCGTAACCCTCTATTTTCAGAAAGGCAACGGAGTTTCAtcatgttattaatattttaaacaaaagcTCGGCTCGTTGCTTTTACCTTTGCATGCCGAACGAGCTTCGTTTGGtcgtaaattttaattgtgGATAGGATAGAGGAAACAGAGATAAAACGAATTAGTCGATGTTATGCGAAGTAGAATGAAGTGATAGATtagtaaaaaaatgaatttgtcGAGATGGATGGATAAGAGGAAAAGTGAGATATAACGACGTGCCATTTCGAATGTACAGATTCAAGAGTTTATTCTCTGCAACATATACGCGTATGGATGTACGCGTATGGATGTACgtgtataattaattgtaatgtCACCGCGTATTTACATATTGTATTTCTCGTATTGCCAATGTCAAAAGAAATCGTACACTTTACGGTCgtacgtttatttcttttcgtgaTCTTTGGACATTAAAAGTACATATTTTGAGATATTAAACTCCTAGTCTCTTCTTAATTCGTTATCTCTATATGTACATCGTGCTAACAATTTTACGTCGTTCTTAGCGAAATTCTATGTTATGTAACATTCATTAACACACCTACACGTTTCGAAgacatttacaaaaatatatattacacaatCGGTCGGAGGGAAATCATTGGGATGCGAGTATCTCACGATTcttaataagattattttcaaattacatttttctctcgaaagcgtcataatttttttttttcgtttatatgtatacgagTTCATTCAGTTTTTTGTTTGAATTTTCACGGAAACGATCACCTTACACTGATACAAATAATTTGTTCTtgttattgcttttatttccttttttattttttatttttttttttagattagaACACACTCGCCATTGACACGAAACGTCTTTTAAACTTTTTCGTTCGACGTTTCATCCAAATTTCCCTCGATCTGCGGACAGCCTCATGATAAATTGGCTGTTAAGCGTCATAACGAGAGGACGATTTGGTGGTTAGTCCACGCGCTGTTGGCGCAGAATGTCTCGTTCTCTCGTGAACGGTATTTGCAGCAATATCTCTCGAATATCTGTTCGTCATATAATCATTTGGAATTTCCTCGTTTATCTGATAATCTTCCAATACTTCATAGATTCCTTTCGAGCCTTTCGATCGTCGTGGTTTTAATGTCTGCAAAGCTGATCTTGTTAATCTGTAAGGTCTTTCAATGTCCTCGGAATTGTGTTTGACGTTGCAACGGctgcatataattttttcaacggCATCCATATCGTCGCCTAATGTGtgaaaacgatataataataataataatagcaataataataataataataataataataataataataataataatatcttcgttatttgtcacacatttgttttcattgtattccatctttttgtctctttttagatatttaaatttattaatttataattgaattcgTAGATTACCGATCGATTCTTTCACAATAAAATTAGGATGTTCTTGAAATCTGCAGCTGTTCCTTTTACTTGTCGTTGAAGATCTGTTACCAGAAGGTGCACCACATCTTatacatttcttattattttctgaaTGCAACAGAGCTTCAACATCCTGTCTAGGTCGAGGTCGGCGAATCGATTGATTCAAAGAAGCAATGGTATCGTAGCGATCGGATGAACTTCTAGATGGTGTCCTATGTTGATAATAGTTCCCTAATCTTCTGATAGAATTTTTTGGTGGTGTTGGTGGCTCTATCGCTTCCTTGTCGGAATAAAATTCTGTTGCGTCGCGATCATCGAGGTCGTGATAGTATCTGTTCaagtaagaaatattatttgcaacatcattgtattatttttagtaaCATGTTTAATTAAGTTTGACGAACCTTCTTCTTGACGGATGACTATCGTATGAGTTTTGTATGTATTGTTGATAATGAAGTTTCCGTGGATCTTGCTGTTGTTTAACCAATTTTGATCTTTGTTGTTCTTGTAAAATTTCATCCTTTTTAGGTCGTCTCTGCAATTTTTGTGACCTCAAGATAGGTGAATCGGATTCTTCGTCGATCTCATCGTCAGCTTCGTGTTCTTCGTAATCCTTATCGACGGATTCAGCTGTTTCTGCCTGATCGTCCTCAACTATACaacaaaatgttaaatattttaaaagaaacttatggtgaaattttgaaatttcaaaatgtCGATCATTAGTACCTTCCTCGATTGCATCCTCTTCGATGTTATCTTCGGTGAAATTACCCATTTCCTCATCAACGTATCTTACCTTCTCGTCATCCTCCAACTCGTTCTTGTTGTAATTAGACCTTCTCACGATCGCGATATTGTTGTTTGTAGTGTAAAACTTGTTCCGAGGAATTTTAGTCTGATTGTGCGATGCCCATCGATGTGGTTCTGTATTTTGACACGTCGTGTATTTTGTATGCGTTGGAGATTCGCAATTGTGATGTTTAGGTTGTTTGTAGGAATtcatagtaaaataataattcgatactGGTTCGGCCGTCGCATTGACTTGTCTCCTAAAGACAGAATTATATTTCCAAACAGTTATTTCCGAAGTATATTCTTcgtccctttcttttttaagcgCTAATTAAGAATCAAGAATATTGAGTAATACAAATTTAACGATTTGAAATacgatatacatgtatattaagTATTTAATTAGAATACTTAATTACCTTGATAAATTCTTTAATGCTTACCTATTAGCTTTGTTTGGTGGAACAGACGAATTATGTTTGTGAAGATATTTCCAGTTCGCATCCGAAGAATCTCTGACATCTGTTTGATATTTTGTGGACCACAAAGGCGAACGCCCAGCCGTGTACTTCTGTGTTTTGTGCTTCTCAGTTTGTTGCATGGTAATGACTATTTTCGCTTCGACTTTTAGTTATCAATCGGTTTCTACGCCGaggaatttcattaaaaaaaaaatcgtctcAAAACGGTGTTTCCTATTCCACAATATTTTGACAATTTTATATCTACTACAATTTCACTGTTCACATTGCatttcaattgaattaatttttttttctcgtaacaCGTGATCTTCGtgtaacaataattttctctaaAATCACAAAGTCTTTGATCGGTTTCCTTCGTGATTTTCAAATgagttaagaaaagaaatcgatacaCGATATTAGAATTGtgttaggaaaaaaaaggtgaaaagaaataagtaaatcAAAAGGACGGAGTCTTttccttaaaaagaaaaaaaaaaaaaaaagaaaaaagaaaatgatcggAATATCTTTAGctaaatatatcgattaaaacgatatttgAAATGGGTCTTGGCCGGATCGTTGTTAAAATCGAGCGATCACACgtttcaaagaagaaatggaaagaagacACGATtgcaaaaggaagagaagagaaacgacaAGAGGAATGTGTTGTCTCGATCGTGATCTAAGATGATCGAGATGCAAGCCTCTTCACCATTTATCTGTCTCGTTGCAGTCCTCGTGTTCTAAGGACGTGCTCAGCGATCTCTGAAATTCCTGAACTCTCTGAGTCTGTTGTTCGTGGTGAAGCTTGCGCCACTTGATTCGACGATTTTGGAACCAGACCTTGACCTGCGCCTCGGTCAATCTCAATGCGTGAGCCAAGTATAGTCTTTCAGGGCCAACCATGTATTGCTGACGAGCGAATTCGCCTTCAAGTCGTTCCAATTGTTCGGCTGTGAAAATCGTCCTCACTCTCTTTGATTTTCCACCGCCGGGTGAACGTAAAGTCGAACTTCCGTTCTTCGTTGAACTTTCCTGacctgtaaaatatatataaaaattcttttcgaaacgacttcaaaatattttctttgttcgattttaacttttctttttttaattttcttttacgttatcaaacgatcataattaattgtatCGTAAAACGCGAGATAGGTTAAGTCTCTTTCGTTTGTTAGAAATTATATCTGATTTAACattcgttaataacgaaaaaagtgATATACTCACTCTAGAAAATATTCACATCAAAATTTCCTTAATACTATCTATTTTCACTAATAAAAATCCGTCTAGACGTTAGAGTTTCatgaaatttagaaaattttctcgcGAATGTAGCAAAGTCCGAGTCTGTCAAATGATAACTATTAGTGGTTATTGCATTGACAGACAGCTAACCATCGTTGTCAATCGTTGGcttttatttcatatcgtGTTGGTGATAAATTTGAACatgtgataaataaaatgagacaTGCATAACAAGATGGAATATTTACGGGAAGTACCCTGATGTTTTCTATATTGTTGCTGTTGTCcacgtttttctctttgattatTTCTCAGTCCGAGAATTGCGTCGATGGTGAAGGATTTagcttgttgttgttgttgtgccTGAGAGTGTTCCATTTGTGTGATGGCATGCGAGTGAGGGAGCTGCGTCGAGAGATTTTGTACGGAGAGATCGGTGCCTAAAAGATGAGAACGTCTCATACGTTCCAAGGCAATAGCTTCCAATTCTGGACTTCTTTGTTGCACCTGAAGATTTCTGAATTCACTGTGGTCCAAAATGGCAGGATTCTCCAGGAGTCCAGCATTTCCACGTAGCCTTTCGAGTGTGAGATTACTTATATGATTGTCTCTAATCCGATCTAACGACAAGTTGAATTCCTTCATACGATCGAGTCCATAATTCTTCAGCAAACCAAAGTCCTTAATGTCTCTCTCGATACCAAAATTAAGATCCTTGTTGCATCTGTCCAAAGACGAGAGCGTCGGATGAGcatttttttgtcttgtttCGCGAAGATTGAAAAGTAAATCCTTCGCGGTGGAATTTTTCGATCTACAAAGTGACGTTGCCATTTCCATTGAATCTTCAGGTTCGTTTGTTCTTtccaatgaataatttaagtTACTTATGCCGTTCGTAGAGTAACCAAAATCTTTTGCTTTGTTTAAGGTCATTGAAACACCTCTAGTAATGTCGTTAGAAAATTCATCGAAACGCATCGATGTTCTACCTTCTAAACCAATGTGAAAATCTTTTGGTTCGTTCGAAGTATCCTCCTTATTTTTATCCACCGACAAATTTAATTCCTTAACTCTTTCGTAATCCTGAAAAGCACGTATTTGTGTCTCGGAATGATTGCTGTCGCTTCGACAATCAGATAGATCCTCTATCGTTAATCGACCCGACGGATCGCTCGTCTCCATTGTTTTCggtttatattcttaatttccTTTGTTTCTCACTAACGAtgtcttaattttattatatctatattttactcaattttttttgattactTACAAATACATCGTCGTAAAAGTCCAACAAGAAAAGTTCATCACAttcatcaaatatatattacatcacTTAAACGATCAGTCCATTGTATTTTCCGAAAGAGTCCTATCACCATACACAACGTCGTtgcatttattcatttcacttaaaacgatcgaaaaagtttataaagcTTCGTTAAGTCTTTACAGAAAACTGTAAAAATCGTAGCCGTCGGATAAACTTAGAGATAAACACGCATTGGTTGACGTTTTCTCAGGACCAGTGTTCGTTACTGATAATCGCGTGGATCCTTTAGAAAGAATCGAGCTCGTTTTTCGAAGGGCGAGAGCAAAGAAGAAAGTGGCAAAGGTGTAGAAGCACGAATAGTATAACgagagaaggatgaggaggaagaggttGGTCTCGCGAGAGTCGATCCGCGCTGGCGCTTCGGAGCATCCGAGGATAATGATGTCAGCCACGAAAATCACCGCTatcacagaaagagagatagagatagagatagagaaaga from Vespa velutina chromosome 3, iVesVel2.1, whole genome shotgun sequence includes:
- the LOC124947593 gene encoding uncharacterized protein LOC124947593, producing MQQTEKHKTQKYTAGRSPLWSTKYQTDVRDSSDANWKYLHKHNSSVPPNKANRRQVNATAEPVSNYYFTMNSYKQPKHHNCESPTHTKYTTCQNTEPHRWASHNQTKIPRNKFYTTNNNIAIVRRSNYNKNELEDDEKVRYVDEEMGNFTEDNIEEDAIEEVEDDQAETAESVDKDYEEHEADDEIDEESDSPILRSQKLQRRPKKDEILQEQQRSKLVKQQQDPRKLHYQQYIQNSYDSHPSRRRYYHDLDDRDATEFYSDKEAIEPPTPPKNSIRRLGNYYQHRTPSRSSSDRYDTIASLNQSIRRPRPRQDVEALLHSENNKKCIRCGAPSGNRSSTTSKRNSCRFQEHPNFIVKESIGDDMDAVEKIICSRCNVKHNSEDIERPYRLTRSALQTLKPRRSKGSKGIYEVLEDYQINEEIPNDYMTNRYSRDIAANTVHERTRHSAPTARGLTTKSSSRYDA
- the LOC124947750 gene encoding uncharacterized protein LOC124947750, with protein sequence METSDPSGRLTIEDLSDCRSDSNHSETQIRAFQDYERVKELNLSVDKNKEDTSNEPKDFHIGLEGRTSMRFDEFSNDITRGVSMTLNKAKDFGYSTNGISNLNYSLERTNEPEDSMEMATSLCRSKNSTAKDLLFNLRETRQKNAHPTLSSLDRCNKDLNFGIERDIKDFGLLKNYGLDRMKEFNLSLDRIRDNHISNLTLERLRGNAGLLENPAILDHSEFRNLQVQQRSPELEAIALERMRRSHLLGTDLSVQNLSTQLPHSHAITQMEHSQAQQQQQAKSFTIDAILGLRNNQREKRGQQQQYRKHQGQESSTKNGSSTLRSPGGGKSKRVRTIFTAEQLERLEGEFARQQYMVGPERLYLAHALRLTEAQVKVWFQNRRIKWRKLHHEQQTQRVQEFQRSLSTSLEHEDCNETDKW